One segment of Spodoptera frugiperda isolate SF20-4 chromosome 5, AGI-APGP_CSIRO_Sfru_2.0, whole genome shotgun sequence DNA contains the following:
- the LOC118271876 gene encoding uncharacterized protein LOC118271876, translated as MHKAASDSKIKKTLVRNCEVKVRPSTRRQVVHDVASIPSQSHKSSRSQKENELSQPTLCSSESINNYIAELKKLSPPPLSSEDLNVDKGEICTKMTKKLNFQFNDRIYKNLIELNASVDNLKSKKTRKPTTNTLRKDLEPHIEDFYEDEKEIDSAPSIPILKPKFKPIKKVDDGRLHNLVAAFEDL; from the exons ATGCATAAAGCTGCATCTGATTCGAAAATTAAGAAGACACTGGTTAGAAATTGTGAGGTAAAAGTTAGGCCATCGACGCGAAGACAAGTCGTGCATGATGTAGCTTCAATACCTTCTCAATCACATAAGTCGTCGCGTTCTCAGAAAGAAAATGAGTTAAGTCAGCCGACGTTATGTTCAAGCGAGTCCATAAATAACTATATAGCTGAACTAAAGAAACTGAGTCCGCCGCCACTCTCATCAGAAGACTTGAATGTAGATAAGGGAGAAATATGTACTAAA ATGACAAAGAAGCTAAACTTCCAGTTTAACGACAGAATATACAAGAACCTCATCGAGTTGAATGCTAGCGtggataatttaaaaagtaaaaagaccAGAAAGCCCACCACAAACACTTTGCGAAAAGACTTAGAACCACACATAGAAGACTTTTATGAAGATGAAAAGGAAATAGACTCAGCACCAAGcattccaattttaaaaccaaagtttaaaccaataaaaaaagttgATGATGGCCGCCTACACAATTTAGTTGCAGCATTCGAAGATTTATGa
- the LOC126910705 gene encoding uncharacterized protein LOC126910705 codes for MVPMCPNNIKSTPDKVFFAVPRDPNIRKQWCEVMRREYNVSSISRLHCCEDHFNIKEDTVNYIKYKLMKEQGEKVKLFLNKGVMPHKFQCQKRNAPAPQERMYDSKKKRLLLINESLPEPEVNSENVLERETSQTSYCDAGPSTSYIQGCENDPERPSTSVMDVSVIEPRTSHVEVSTNTENLLSDKCVQINKRPNFRSKSVQVNLTTKKTNVALSPVPLPSQNIGTSPIKPATAAVKRKLFPTKSDTTSISSISSQISHDYEPCSSSDLSYCVQDESADSDDEKHFKNVMRSSMLSAIDREPKMLLGLPKQSYHLIKLLSENIPLPTVDILITLKKL; via the exons ATGGTACCAATGTGtcctaacaatataaaaagtacaccagataaagttttttttgcTGTTCCGAGAGATCCAAACATACGTAAACAATGGTGTGAGGTTATGCGAAGAGAATATAATGTATCTTCAATATCGCGTTTACATTGTTGtgaagatcattttaat ATCAAAGAAGatacagtaaattatattaaatacaagcTCATGAAGGAACAAGgcgaaaaagttaaattattcctAAATAAAGGAGTTATGCCTCATAAATTTCAATGCCAAAAACGAAATGCTCCAGCACCACAGGAGAGAATGTATGATTCTAAGAAGAAAAGATTATTACTAATAAATGAATCTCTCCCCGAACCTGAAGTCAACagtgaaaatgttttagaacgTGAAACTTCACAAACAAGTTATTGTGATGCCGGACCAAGTACTTCCTATATTCAAGGCTGTGAAAATGATCCAGAGAGGCCTAGTACCTCTGTTATGGATGTGTCTGTAATAGAGCCCCGTACATCCCATGTTGAAGTCTCTACTAATACAGAAAACTTACTTAGTGACAAGTGTGTGCAAATAAATAAGAGACCAAACTTCAGAAGTAAAAGTGTTCAAGTTAATTTAACAACAAAGAAGACTAATGTAGCTTTATCTCCTGTTCCCCTTCCATCACAAAATATTGGAACTTCACCAATAAAACCTGCAACAGCTGcggtaaaaagaaaattatttcctaCTAAGTCGGATACAACATCTATTTCGTCCATTTCTTCACAGATATCTCATGATTATGAACCCTGTAGCTCATCTGACTTAAGTTATTGTGTGCAAGATGAATCAGCAGATTCAGatgatgaaaaacattttaaaaatgtaatgcgcAGTAGTATGTTAAGTGCCATAGATAGAGAACCCAAAATGTTACTAGGATTACCTAAACAGTCatatcatttaataaaactattaagtgAAAACATTCCACTTCCAACTGTAGACATATTAATAACTCTTAAGAAATTGTAG
- the LOC118281142 gene encoding uncharacterized protein LOC118281142, producing the protein MTDNGFVKAQSDNLPKIDAFMMTTYFASNPDFTSAEVKGVKAARSQRESYGDSAVGYVQIKREGNLCVVKARITPEHNVRQKSYAVQAVCDEAEETVISVECLDCAAHLGGCKHAIAFLAWLHRRSEDPPSTSIECYWKKSKLSSVGTSLKFIKAKDICKAPKVNPASNSSSTGNFLTVVKNNCVSVGDTNNHLMKFYQSPNNAERLSIHHLILASKTTNPVEFLEYCKLVMSTEACEQAELITKDQNDCPLWHELRYGRITASKAYEAAHCKVLDGSLTENILGATKLKDTEAMKRGRFLESQVLKEVEKIKQIKINKCGLKLNAAHPIMGASPDGESTMYSIEIKCPSSEKALSRYIDSNSEVAPKYMAQLQLQMHFGNKSKGLFCVADNNFETSKKVNIIEVEYKKQLCETIIEKCTLFWHQAIFPKIGKF; encoded by the exons ATGACGGACAACGGTTTTGTGAAAGCACAGTCGGATAATCTTCCAAAAATAGATGCATTTATGATGACCACATATTTTGCGTCAAACCCAGATTTTACATCTGCTGAGGTTAAAGGAGTAAAAGCTGCAAG ATCTCAACGAGAATCATACGGCGATTCAGCTGTAGGATATGTACAAATTAAACGAGAGGGGAACTTATGTGTAGTGAAAGCTCGCATCACACCAGAGCACAATGTTCGTCAGAAGTCATACGCAGTACAAGCTGTATGTGATGAAGCTGAAGAAACTGTAATTTCTGTGGAATGTCTGGATTGTGCAGCACACTTAG gagGATGTAAACATGCTATTGCATTTTTAGCATGGCTTCACCGACGTAGTGAAGATCCTCCAAGTACAAGCATTGAGTGTTATTGGAAAAAATCCAAGCTTTCTTCAGTTGGTACTAGCTTGAAGTTTATTAAAgcaaaagatatttgcaaagcACCTAAAGTGAATCCCGCATCAAATTCCTCAAGCACTGGCAATTTTTTAACAgtggtaaaaaataattgtgtgagTGTTGGTGATACAAATAATCATCTGATGAAATTTTATCAATCTCCAAACAATGCAGAGAGACTGTCGATCCACCATTTAATTCTTGCAAGCAAGACTACAAACCCTGTTGAGTTTCTTGAATATTGCAAACTGGTGATGAGTACAGAAGCATGCGAACAAGCCGAATTGATAACTAAAGATCAAAATGACTGTCCATTATGGCATGAACTAAGATATGGAAGAATCACAGCTTCTAAGGCATATGAGGCTGCACATTGTAAAGTTCTGGATGGTTCCTTAACGGAGAACATATTGGGAGCAACCAAACTGAAGGATACAGAAGCTATGAAAAGGGGGCGATTTTTAGAAAGTCAAGTATTAAAAGAAGtagagaaaattaaacaaataaaaataaataagtgtggcttaaaattaaatgcgGCTCATCCTATAATGGGGGCTTCTCCAGATGGGGAAAGTACTATGTACAGCATAGAAATTAAATGCCCATCATCAGAAAAAGCGTTGAGCCGTTATATTGACAGCAATAGTGAAGTGGCTCCAAAATATATGGCACAACTACAACTTCAGAtgcattttggaaataaaagtaAGGGTCTTTTTTGTGTTGCTGATAACAATTTTGAAACCTCTAAGAAAGTTAATATAATAGAGgtggaatataaaaaacaactgtGTGAAACGATAATAGAAAAATGCACACTGTTTTGGCATCAAGCCATTTTCCCAAAAATaggtaaattttaa